From Herbaspirillum sp. WKF16:
CGTCCACCAGGACTTGAGGCAGACAACCATAGTTGAAATCCGAAAAAATCAATAAATCCGTTTTGTTCAGTGACTTTTTGACGGCTGCCAGCAATTTATCAGCCAACTCTCGGCCAATCGGATGCTGGCGCAGATGACTGACCCGCAACAGAGTCTTACCGCTGGCCCGGTAACGCTGCTTAAGCGTCGTGGGGCGGCTATCGTCTTTGAGCAACAGTGCTGATACACGATATTCTTCAAGTCGCTCCTTCGCAAACGTCGAAGCAGCATCGCCACCGGCAACCGTGAAGTAGCGGACCTCTGCACCTAGACTCCCGGCATGAGCAGCGACGATTCCCGCTCCGCCCACAAAACGGTCTGATTGTATCGGCGTCACGACCAAGGTAGGATCTTCTTGCGACATCCCCAGCGCATCGCAGTTGATATATTCGTCAACGATCAAATCTCCCAACACCGTCACCCTGAGCCCCGAAAATCGCTGCGTGATGGCGCGCAGTCCGGACTTGGTGAACCCATGGCGTACAGGGAAATCCTGCGGCAATATAATCGACGAGAAATTCGGCTCGGCCATCTCGCGCTTGAGAAGGTCCATTGACGAAAATCGCATTTCGCCGGAACTGAACAACAGCTTTCCTCCGTAGCTTTCTACCGCAGTCTGCTCAGGATTGGACTGTGACTCGTGCTCACGTCCCTTTACTACGATAGTCGGCTGCAACAGCGTGATGATGGATTCCGGCGAATCGGCCATCCCAAATGTGTAGTCAACCAACCCAATGGAACGCATGCTTTCGAGACGAAGCTCTTGTGGAACCATTGTCCCGTCGGTGTGATCGTTACTGATACCGACAACCAGAAAGTCTCCGCACTCGGCGGCGAATTGCAGCAAGCGGAGATGCCCCGGATGAATCGTGTTGAAATTCCCCGAGACGAAGACAATGCGCTTATCCTCGCCGGCAAGCCGTCTGATTAGTTCTACTTCCCGTTGAACCGCCGCCATGGCATTCATCGAGGCGTCTCCATATTCCCATCAATTTCGATCAGCGGCCGTCCAACCCTGTGGTGTTCCATGTCATCCAGTGCCTCGTTGATCTGCGCCAAGCTGTAGCGGCGCGTCAGCAATTTCTCCAGCGGCAATTTCCCGTCCAAATATAACTTTGCGAAAAGCGGTATATCACGATCGGGGTTGCTCCCTCCCCCCCAGCTTCCGCGAATCTGTTTACCGCAAATCAGTTCGAAGGGATCGATGGAAATTCGCGTACCATGTTCCGGATGAGAGGCGAATACACAAGTTCCCCCGCTGCGCCGCACGGAGGCGAAGGCCTGCTCAATCACTGCTGCCTGGCCCGAAGCTTCAATTGCGTAGTCGACACCCATACCGCCCGTCAACGCCTTGATGGCGGCTACCGGGTCTACCTGTCGGGCATTGATAGCATCGGTCGCGCCCAGCGATTGCGCCAGCAACAATTTGTCTTCCTCCACATCCACCGCGATGACCCGAGCGCAATCGAACAGCTTGGTCGCCATCAATGCGCTCATTCCTATGCCACCAAGGCCGAAGACCGCGATTGTATTCCCCGGCACGGGCCTGATGTCGTTCGTTACAATGCCGGCTCCGGTAGGAATGGCGCATCCGAATAGCACAGCGACGTCAAGAGGAATACCGGCTGGCAACGGCACCACACGGTTTTCGGACACCAAGGCGTACTCGTTGAAGGTAGTCACGCCGCCGGCATTAATGGCAGAATGCCTAGG
This genomic window contains:
- a CDS encoding PfkB family carbohydrate kinase, with protein sequence MNAMAAVQREVELIRRLAGEDKRIVFVSGNFNTIHPGHLRLLQFAAECGDFLVVGISNDHTDGTMVPQELRLESMRSIGLVDYTFGMADSPESIITLLQPTIVVKGREHESQSNPEQTAVESYGGKLLFSSGEMRFSSMDLLKREMAEPNFSSIILPQDFPVRHGFTKSGLRAITQRFSGLRVTVLGDLIVDEYINCDALGMSQEDPTLVVTPIQSDRFVGGAGIVAAHAGSLGAEVRYFTVAGGDAASTFAKERLEEYRVSALLLKDDSRPTTLKQRYRASGKTLLRVSHLRQHPIGRELADKLLAAVKKSLNKTDLLIFSDFNYGCLPQVLVDEVISLCKRRGVLMVADSQSSSQVGDVSRFGDMMLLTPTEREARLAVGDFDSGLVVLAEKLLKKSGAKNILMTLGAEGMIAHSMVQDAWHTDRLPAFNMAPKDPAGAGDSLLTCCSMALALGADIWQSMYLGAIAASCQVGRVGNTPLSLKDISTELVD
- a CDS encoding zinc-binding dehydrogenase encodes the protein MKAAVLTETGQPLSIVNGVALAAPQRGQLLVKLAYSGVCHSQLMEVRGKRGPDAYLPHMLGHEGSGRVISVGDGVTKVSPGDLVVLGWIRGEGLDGGGVRYECNCPRHSAINAGGVTTFNEYALVSENRVVPLPAGIPLDVAVLFGCAIPTGAGIVTNDIRPVPGNTIAVFGLGGIGMSALMATKLFDCARVIAVDVEEDKLLLAQSLGATDAINARQVDPVAAIKALTGGMGVDYAIEASGQAAVIEQAFASVRRSGGTCVFASHPEHGTRISIDPFELICGKQIRGSWGGGSNPDRDIPLFAKLYLDGKLPLEKLLTRRYSLAQINEALDDMEHHRVGRPLIEIDGNMETPR